A single region of the Candidatus Poribacteria bacterium genome encodes:
- a CDS encoding CPBP family intramembrane metalloprotease, translating to MILSTVYSILILVFLVIFLINSIRHRKEIKIYLKYGVLFAVIAIALDIIVVVLIPNFFEIMPLPALLAIDAVVFVRTLIFTCLGIYYCTKLGIVEIPLLRRLSRKIDNFEMITWRSYMTAVILVVAGAILFSVLLFKLTSPQLSEAMKQLSKDQGARLGISSEPTVLTAFVVIAFAFGEEILFRLGIQNYLAQQFRLNGNKYWVAVVLTSAIWALAHANILTPEWIKIVQIFPFGIALGFLFKKYGLESCIFAHGIFNLSMMGIGPYLITYTG from the coding sequence ATGATTTTATCTACTGTTTACAGTATTCTGATCCTTGTTTTCCTCGTAATATTTCTGATAAATAGCATTCGGCATAGAAAAGAGATAAAAATTTATCTGAAATATGGCGTTTTGTTTGCTGTCATTGCTATTGCGCTTGACATTATTGTTGTGGTATTGATTCCGAATTTCTTTGAAATAATGCCTCTTCCGGCGTTGCTCGCAATAGATGCGGTTGTTTTTGTGCGAACCCTAATATTCACGTGCTTGGGGATCTATTATTGTACGAAACTGGGAATCGTAGAGATTCCACTGCTAAGAAGGCTTTCCCGTAAAATTGATAATTTTGAAATGATTACGTGGCGGAGTTACATGACCGCCGTAATCTTAGTGGTCGCTGGGGCTATACTGTTTTCTGTTCTTCTGTTTAAATTGACTTCTCCACAGTTATCGGAGGCTATGAAGCAATTATCCAAAGATCAGGGTGCCAGATTGGGCATTAGTAGCGAGCCAACAGTGCTGACAGCTTTCGTTGTTATAGCCTTTGCGTTTGGTGAAGAAATACTTTTTCGGCTTGGTATTCAGAACTATTTGGCACAGCAATTTCGACTCAATGGAAATAAGTATTGGGTCGCTGTTGTTTTAACTTCAGCGATCTGGGCACTGGCGCATGCGAATATTCTCACGCCTGAATGGATAAAGATTGTTCAAATTTTCCCATTCGGAATAGCATTGGGGTTCCTTTTCAAAAAATATGGCTTAGAGAGTTGTATATTTGCGCACGGAATTTTCAATCTTAGTATGATGGGTATAGGTCCGTATCTCATCACATATACAGGTTGA